Proteins from a single region of Bactrocera neohumeralis isolate Rockhampton unplaced genomic scaffold, APGP_CSIRO_Bneo_wtdbg2-racon-allhic-juicebox.fasta_v2 cluster10, whole genome shotgun sequence:
- the LOC126765148 gene encoding tigger transposable element-derived protein 6-like, whose product MICANASGTVKRKLLVIGKYNNPRCFKNVKTLPVDYCANNKSWMTSQTFTDYLKKWDCELIKAKTKILLLVDNCSAHPQVHLHNIKPHFLPPNITSVLQPMDQGVINSLKQSYRKQLLMKIMDLLEEANPAKAVSLLDAVNMLSVAWESVSKETNGNCFRHAGLVKDIPDGLNFAPEDDEPLSKIIEINNVVVLSKFDEYSRIDKNIITTEEHSDNDLIQDFLHELLEEDSGGEDLAQPETIIKIEDATNYSRKLKLYFQQKENSSDAINLLNKLEIKPQRDFANKAFTQKKITDFFQKT is encoded by the exons ATGATTTGTGCTAATGCATCGGGCACGGTAAAACGGAAATTATTGGTtattg GAAAATATAACAACCCCAGATGctttaaaaacgttaaaacgTTGCCGGTAGATTATTGTGCTAACAACAAATCCTGGATGACTTCTCAGACCTTTACTGACTATTTAAAGAAATGGGATTGTGAACTTATAAAAGCCAAGACTAAAATTTTGCTATTAGTAGATAATTGCTCTGCTCATCCTCAAGTTCATCTTCATAACATTAAACCACATTTTCTTCCGCCTAATATTACATCGGTTCTTCAGCCTATGGATCAAGGCGTCATTAATAGCTTGAAACAATCTTATAGAAAGCAGCTTCTGATGAAAATTATGGACCTTCTTGAAGAAGCAAACCCGGCAAAAGCTGTGAGTCTTTTAGATGCTGTCAATATGTTAAGTGTTGCATGGGAAAGTGTCTCTAAGGAAACCAATGGAAACTGTTTTCGACATGCTGGTCTGGTAAAAGACATTCCTGATGGATTAAATTTCGCCCCGGAGGACGATGAACCTTTAAgcaaaattatcgaaattaatAACGTAGTGGTTTTAAGCAAGTTTGATGAATATTCAAGGATTGATAAGAATATTATAACCACAGAAGAACACTCAGACAATGACTTAATTCAAGACTTTCTGCATGAGCTGCTTGAAGAAGACTCCGGTGGTGAAGATTTAGCACAGCccgaaactataataaaaatagaagacgCTACGAATTATTCTAGGAAACTGAAgctatattttcaacaaaaagagAATAGTTCAGATGCAATCAATTTGCTCAATAAACTCGAAATCAAACCACAAAGAGATTTTGCCAATAAGGCATTCACCCAAAAGAAAATCACtgacttttttcaaaagacttaa